The genomic window CAACGTCCGACGCGTGCCACCAACTGGCCGATCGGTTCTCCGCCGGGTGGGGTGGCGGTCGCCGGGGACACGACCCAGGCGGCGAGGAGGTCGGGGGCCTCGGATCGAATCTCCTTGATCGTTCGACCTGTCCAGGCCCCGTAATCGAGATCGCGGAGCGCCGGATCCACGACCGCGTCGAGCCGAAGGGCCTCCGCACTCCGGCGCGACGCGCGGTCCGGCCCGGTCCAGGCCCGATCGGAGGCCGGCAGCAGGTTCGCGAGGGCCTCGGCCTCCCTCGCAGCACGCTCATCCAGCGGGTCGTCCTCACCGAACCGCCCGGTGCGGAGGGCGGCGGTCGCACCTCTGCACACGAAGGTGACGACATGGATCATCGCCCCTTCGACCCCCGCGCCGTCGCGCTCTGGCGTCCCCCGGTCAACGCGTCGAACGCGAGGCCGAGCGCCCCCCAGAGAACCGTCTGGACGCCGAGGGCGGCCAGCCGGAAGTCCCACAACAGGGCCGCCGGAAATCCCTCGGGAACCTCGTCGATCGCCGGCATGGCGAGCGCGGCGACCCCGACCAGCACCCCGTAGGACAGGCCGGCGCAGACCGCCGGGCCCCATGCCCCTCGACACGACCCTCGACGCCTGTGCATCCACCCGGATGCCGCGACCGCGAGCGCCATGGCGCCGACGGAGAACGTGACCATCCAGAAGAACAGCGCCGTACGGTGGCCGATCGTGCGGAAATCTCCGACGGAAGGCGGATTGGCGGGGTACTTGAGGCCGGGAACCAAGACGATCGCGACGAAGCCCGCCAGCGCGATCAGCCCGGCGACACCGTGGGCCCCGATCCGCCCCAGCCGGCCGTGCGCGAAGGCGAAGACCAGGGCGAAGCTTCCGCCGAGCGCCGCACCGTAGAGCACGAGCCCGGTGAGGAGACCGATGCCGGCCTGCGTGGCCCGGCTGACGATCGGGGCCTCGCCGCCCTGCGCCGTGCCGGCGGCGCGACCCAGCGTTTCCTCCACGGCGAGCGCCCGGTCGACATAGGGCTCCGCGACCCCCTTCGCGAACGCGAAGGCCAGAAGGGCCGCGACGATGCCCGCGAGCATGCCGCGCAGAAGCAGATCCCTTACCATGCTCGGTGGTGCTGACCCGTGAAGTCGTGCGGAACCGGACCGGAACGCAGGAGGCGCCCCGGGAGAGGGCTCAATGGCAAGGGAAGCCGAGCAGATGGCGCGCGTCGTGCACGAATTCGTGGACGTAGCCGCCTGAGAACAGGGCCGCCGCGCCCTGTTCCGTTCCGAGGAAATAGATCAGGAGGAGGGAGATCAGACCCGTGAAGACCGCCCAGGGCAGCAGTTCCTCGGCCGGGATGCGGACCGGTCCGTCCGTGGACGGGGCGAGGGATGCCGGAGGGGAGCTGGTCATGCGCTTGATCTCCACAGGGTGACGTTCAAAGGACGTACGGTGCCTTTTCAGCGGGCTCACATGACCTTCACCAAGCGAAGCATGGCGCGCAGATCTTCCTTGAAACCACCGCGCACGGTCAGATCGCGCTGCACCTGTCCCAGGATTTGGAAATCGGGCGCCAGGAACTTGCCGACTTCGAAGCGGATCTGCTGCGCCCTCGTCGCGGTACCGGTCGGGATCCCGTTCAGGAATTGCGTGCCGCCCCAGAGCTGCGAGTACCCTGCAGCGATCCGCCACGTCTTGTCGCTCGGCGGGACATAGGACAACCAGCCCTGGAACTGGAAGGTGTTCTTCTGGGTGAGAACGGAGCCGGGCGTCGCGGCCGCATCCTTGTTGTCCCCGTAGAACAGGACTTCACCCGAAAGCTGGGTCAGGAAATCCGGGCCGAGTGCTTGCGCCAAACCGGCCTGAACGTTCGCCCTCCAGCGGTTCTCACCGAGATCGAGCGTGGCGCCGGGCGTGTAACTGCCGAGGGGCACGAAGACATAGGGTGTGATGGCGAAATAAGTGCCGGACTTCTCGCTGTTGATGAGCCAGACGGGGGCGGCCAGAATGGGATCGCCCAATCCTCCCGCCGAGCGGAGGCCTGCGCCGCCGAGGCTGCCGTTGAAGAGCGAGCCGCCCGGAACGAGGATCTGGGGGGCGACCGTGAAGCCGGCGATGTCCATGTACCGGATGACGCGGGCGATCTCGACCAGCGAGTCGAGATGCGTGTCGGTCTTGATGGCGAATCCGTTCTTGTCCTTGAAGCCGTCGCGCGTCGCGAACGTCGTGTAGGACACGAACACGTTCGTCCCCACGGGGAGCGGCACGTAATCCGTCGCATTGAGATCGACCGCGAGAGCGGCCGTGCTCGGGGGGAGCGTGAGCATCGTCGCGAGAGCGAGCGTGCGCCGGAGCTTTCCGAAGAGCGAGAACAAGGCCATCCCCTATCGATTGCCCCCTTGAAGGACGCCCCGACCCCGATCGGCCGGTGCTCGAAATCCGCGCGTCGCGATGCCACGCCGAACGGCGCATGGAGCGGTCCTGCGCGTGCCGACCGTCGCGCCGAACAAGACGGGATCGCTCCCGATCCGTGCCAAACCGATGAATTATGTACCGTTGAATTTTCTACTTGATGCAGACACGAAACCCATCGCCCGAGCTGCGGGACCCTGCACATCCCTCCCGTGCCGACCTTGGATCCTCCTCGATCCCGAAGGCCCTCATGCCAGGCCCGGGCCGGCACGAAGAGGGTTCGGTCACATCGTTTCAAGACGACGAACTGGGTCGGAACGGTAAAAACCAATACATACCGATGAATGATTTGCCATGTTCCGAAAGAGTCGGCCGCAGCTACATCGTCTTCCAGTCGCCGGTTCTTTCGAGGGCCGCCGATGCCGCGACCAATGACGCCTCGTCGAAATGCTTCGCCGTCAGCATGAGGCCGATCGGCAGACCATCGCGAACGCCGCACGGGATGCTGATCGCAGGGTGCCCGGTCACATCGGCCACCACCGTGTTCCTGACGCTGCCGAGCATGTTCGCCACCGTTTCCAGCGGGCCGGCGTCGCGGTCGACCATCTTCGTCGCGCGGCACGGGATCGTCGGGCAGGCGATGACGTCGTAGTTCGCCAGCACCGCGTCGTAGGCCTCGTTCACGAGGTGGCGCTGGTTCTGTGCCCTGCCGTAATAACGGCCATGGTAGAACTTGCGCATGTACTCGCCCTGGAGAAGAACGTTTTTCACCGTGGGCGGCATGTCCTGGGCGCGGGCCTTCAGACCGCGGGCAAGAGCCTCGCTCATCCCGGTATTGTACCAGCCGTGCCAGTTGCTGCCGGCGCCGCAGCCCTTCAGCATGAAGGCCGCGGCGCCCTCGACGGCGATGGCGGACCAGATGTGATAGGCGTCGAGATGCATCGGGATCGACACCTCCTCGACGG from Methylorubrum populi includes these protein-coding regions:
- a CDS encoding histidine phosphatase family protein; this encodes MIHVVTFVCRGATAALRTGRFGEDDPLDERAAREAEALANLLPASDRAWTGPDRASRRSAEALRLDAVVDPALRDLDYGAWTGRTIKEIRSEAPDLLAAWVVSPATATPPGGEPIGQLVARVGRWLAGRRNGGASIVVAAAAVVRAAVVHALDAGEASFPRLDVRPLSRTELTSDGRRWNVRAFGRLD
- a CDS encoding CbtA family protein; this encodes MVRDLLLRGMLAGIVAALLAFAFAKGVAEPYVDRALAVEETLGRAAGTAQGGEAPIVSRATQAGIGLLTGLVLYGAALGGSFALVFAFAHGRLGRIGAHGVAGLIALAGFVAIVLVPGLKYPANPPSVGDFRTIGHRTALFFWMVTFSVGAMALAVAASGWMHRRRGSCRGAWGPAVCAGLSYGVLVGVAALAMPAIDEVPEGFPAALLWDFRLAALGVQTVLWGALGLAFDALTGGRQSATARGSKGR
- a CDS encoding CbtB-domain containing protein yields the protein MTSSPPASLAPSTDGPVRIPAEELLPWAVFTGLISLLLIYFLGTEQGAAALFSGGYVHEFVHDARHLLGFPCH
- a CDS encoding transporter, whose translation is MALFSLFGKLRRTLALATMLTLPPSTAALAVDLNATDYVPLPVGTNVFVSYTTFATRDGFKDKNGFAIKTDTHLDSLVEIARVIRYMDIAGFTVAPQILVPGGSLFNGSLGGAGLRSAGGLGDPILAAPVWLINSEKSGTYFAITPYVFVPLGSYTPGATLDLGENRWRANVQAGLAQALGPDFLTQLSGEVLFYGDNKDAAATPGSVLTQKNTFQFQGWLSYVPPSDKTWRIAAGYSQLWGGTQFLNGIPTGTATRAQQIRFEVGKFLAPDFQILGQVQRDLTVRGGFKEDLRAMLRLVKVM